The genomic region GCCAAGGCAGCAAAACCGCATTTTTGGTATTTGGCGTGCAACTGGCCGAAGCGCTGAAAGTCGCCGAGAAGATCGACGCCACTGTGGTCGACATGCGTTTCGTCAAACCGCTGGATGAAGCGCTGGTGCGCGAGATCGCAGCTAACCATGAGCTGCTGGTGACGGTTGAAGAAAACGCGATCATGGGCGGCGCAGGGGCGGCGGTCAGCGAATTCCTGGCGCGGGAGAATATCCTCAAGTCGGTGCTGCACCTGGGCCTGCCGGATCTGTACGTCGAGCACGCCAAGCCGGCGCAGATGCTGGCTGAGTGCGGGCTGGATGAGGCCGGCATCGAAGCCTCGGTTCGCGAGCGCATGGCAATGCTGGCCCTGTAGAAACCGGGACTAAATGTGGGAGGGGGCTTGCTCCCGATAGTGGTGGATCAGTTAAAAATACTGAGACTGACACACCGCTATCGGGGGCAAGCCCCCTCCCACATTTATTTTGTGTCACCTTCAAACGCTATGGACAGCCCATGAACCGCCGCCTGTGCCTTGCCCTACTGCTTCTACCTTGCGCCGACCTGCTCGCCGACACCCGCGACCAGGCGCTTAAGCTTTCCGACGTGGTTATCAGCGCCAACCGCCAGGTGCAGGCGCGCAACGACAGCAGCGCTGCCAACACTGTGTTCACCCGCGCCGACATCGACCGCCTGCAGCCCACCAGCGTCACCGACCTGCTCAGCCGCGTGCCTGGTGTGCAGGTTGCGCCGACCGGTGGGCGTGGCAGTTTGCCGGGGATCTTCATTCGTGGCACAAAGGCCGCACAAAGCCTGGTACTGGTGGACGGCCAGCGCATTGCCAACACCACCACCGGTGACAGTGGCCTGCAATACCTGAACGTCGATCAGATTGAGCGCGTAGAAGTGCTGCGCGGTTCACGTTCGGTCATTTACGGCAGTGACGCGATTGGCGGAGTAATCCAGATTTTTACCCGGCGCAACGCCGAGCAAGGCCTGCAACCAAGGATGAAGCTTGGATTTGGCAGTAACCAGACATGGGAGCGCAGCCTGGGGCTATCGGGTGGCGATGAACACACGCGCTTCAATCTGGGGGCGAGCCTGGATGAAACCGCTGGCATCAACTCGAGCCACGCGTCGTTCCCCAGCGACGGCGACCATGATGCCTACCGCAACCAGTCCATCAGCCTGAATCTCAGCCATTCGTTCAGCGATGAGCTGGAGGTAGGTTTCAATCTACTGGATAACCGCGGCAAGTCGGAATATGACAATAGCTTTGGCCGCTACGACAGCGTCACCGAGCAAAGCGTTGGTCAGAAACCCTACACTGACTACACGGTGAGCAGCGCCAGCGGTTATGTCGATGCCAAGCTCAATGAGACCTGGCAGTCGCGCCTGGAATTGGGCCACAGCGAAAACCGTGACACCAAGCGCGATACGCTCAGTGATGATTTCAGCGTGTTCAATACCTATCGCGATTCGGTCAACTGGCAGAACGACCTGACCCTGAATGAGCAGAACAACCTGATCGTCGGTGGCGACTGGTATGAAGACCGCTTACACGGCTCCACCACCTTTACCGAAAACAGCCGCTGGAACCGCGCCGCCTTTGTGCAGCACCGCTTCCACAGCGAGTGGTTTTCCACCGAGCTTGGGCTGCGTCGCGACCAGAACCAGCAGTTCGGCGGTCAGAATAGCTGGAGCGGCACGCTCACCGTGCCGGTCAACTCTGACAATGACCTGCTCTTGAGCTACAGCGAAGGCTTCCGTGCACCGACTTTCAACGATCTCTATTACCCCCTCACGCAATACAGCAACCCTAACCTGCAGCCCGAGACATCGAAGAGCTATGAGCTGCAATGGCGCAGCCAACTGACAGACAGCACGCGCCTCGAAGCCTCGCTGTACCGCACCGACCTGAGCGACGCGATCATCCTCGACGCCGGCAAGCCGCAAAACGTGGCGTCAGCGCGCATCAACGGCCTTGAAGCAGCGCTCAAGCAGGAGCTGTTTGGCTGGCAGGGCAACCTGGGCCTCTCGATCATCGACCCGCGTGACCGTGAAAGCGGGCATACCCTGGCGCGTCGCGCACGGCGTACATTGAACCTGGACCTGGATCGGCAGTTCGACGAGGTGGGCATCGGCGCGAGCTGGCAGGCGATCAGCAGCAGCTACGACGACGAAGCCAACCGCGATCGTATGGGCGGCTACGCCTTGCTGGGGCTGCGCAGCAGTTGGGCATTAAACCGGGAAGTATCATTGTCATTGAAGGTCGATAACGTGCTGGACAAGTCCTATTCGCGGGCGAAGTACAGCTACCTCGAGGAAAGTCAGAATTATCGCGAAGAAGGCCGGGTGTGGATGTTTGGGGTTACTTGGACACCTGAGATCTGAATTGTCTGAGCCGGCCTCTTCGCGAGCAAGCCCGCTCCCACATTTGAAATGCATTCCCCTGTGGGAGCTGGCTTGCCTGTGATAGCGGTGTCACAGGTCAGGTGATAACACCTGACACAACCGCGCCACCGCCTCCAACATCTGCCCACTGGGCCGTTCCAATCCCTTGTCCGGCACTAACAAGAGGCGTGCCGCCATCGTCGGCCATGCTTTCCACGCATCCATCTGCGCCTGGTCACCCACCAGTATCACCTCGGGATTACGCTGCAACACCGACTCCACACTGACCTGCGGGGCCGGCAGCTTAAGATCATCAAACACATTGCGCGCCCCGCATACCCCCAGCGCATCGCTGATGATCTGCCCACCGCCCACGGTATACAGCGGCTGGTTCCACACTTGATAAAACACTTGCAAAGGTTCGGTGCGCCGATAGCGCTGTCGCAGTTCGGCGAGGCGTTTACTCAGCTTATCGGCCAACACTCGACCAGCCTGCGCGCGGCCCAATTGCTCGGCAATGGCCTGGACCTGGGTGGTCAGCTGTTCAAGGTTATGGGGTTCGGCGACGTACACCGGGATATTCAGGCGCTGCAATTGCTCGCGCTGGGCCGGGCCAACACTGCCAGGCCACAGCAGGATCAAGTCAGGCTTGAGGCTGAGCAGGCGCTCCATGTCCAACTGGCCGTAATGCCCGACCGACGGCACTTTCGCCAACGCTGCCGGCCGTTCGCCGCCATCGAGTACGCCCACCAGCAGGTCGGCAGCGCCCAGTTCAACCACGATTTCAGACAGTGACGGCGCCAGGCTGACCACTCGCTCGGTCGCCACCGCCTGAACACTGAATACCAGCAGCAGTGCCAGCCAGTAACGGCTCATCCCAGTTGACGCGGAATGCGGTAGAGGTAAAACAGCACCATGGTCGACATTGCCAGCAGAAACAGCGGCACCGCTTCCAGCCCGACAAACACCGCCAGCGCACCGATCCAGGCCGGCAGCGCGGCCACCAGCAAGGCCGTGCGCCGACGCGCCGCCAGGGTGATCCAGGCAGCGGGTTCCTCAGGGGTATCGAGGGCTTTGGAGGTAGCGATCAGCGCATGTTTATAACCATGGAAATAACGCAGGCTGAGAAACATCGAGCCCACGCCAGCAATGAAAAACGGCATGGCCAGCACGGGAAGCAGGGATTCGGCGCGGCCAAATACCAGGTTGATCACAAACAATGGGAGCAACGCCAGGGCCAGGTACTGCCACCAGTTGAAAGACAGTCGCCGCTTTACCTGGCCTCGGGTCACGCGCGGTCGACCTCGCCCTGGTGCTCGTTGCCCATCATGTGGTCGAGCTTGCTGGCCTTGGTGGCCAGGTAGAGCTTGTTGTGCGGGTTGTGCCCGGTATGCAGCGGCACGCGCTCGGCCACGGTGATGCCCATCTCGGTCAAGGCCTTGACCTTGCGCGGGTTGTTGGTCATCAAGCGCAGGGATTTGACACCCAGGTGCTCGAGCATCGGCAGGCAGATCGCGTAGTCACGCTGGTCAGCGGCGAAGCCCAGGCGTTCGTTGGCTTCCACGGTGTCGGCGCCGCCATCTTGCAGTTCGTAGGCACGGATCTTGTTCAGCAGGCCAATGCCGCGGCCCTCCTGACGCAGGTACAGCAGCACACCACGGCCTTCACGGGCGATGGCTTGCATTGCCGCTTCCAGTTGCGAGCCGCAGTCACAGCGCTGGCTGAACAGCGCATCGCCGGTCAGGCACTCGGAATGCACACGCCCCAGCACCGGCGCGCCATCGGTGATGTCGCCGAGGCTGAGCACAACGTGCTCGCGCCCGGTGGCTTCTTCGAGGAAGCCGTGCATGGTGAACGTGGCAAAGGGGGTAGGCAGCTTGGAAGCAGCGACGAAAACGACGGGCACCGTGTGCTCCTGATTTCAGATTTCACAGAGACGGCCATTGTAACAGTACGTTCCTACAGACGCTTAAGCTGAATTATCGCTGATAAAGATCAATAGGTTCGATTGGCCTTCGGATTGATTCTATGTAGGCGCGAGCTTGCTCGCGAAAGTCGTCGACGTTAACGCAGGCATTCTGAAGCAACGCGGCGCCTATGGGGTTTTTTCGCGAGCAAGCTCGCTCCTACAGTGAACTAGAACGGATAGGGCTGGTTCCAGCGTGCGAAAATCCCTTTCAACTCGCCCGTCTTGACCAGACTGGTCAGGCGCTGGTCATACACCGCCATCAACGCCCGCCCGCGCTCGGAATCGGCGAAGCCAATGTAAAGCGGCAACTCGGCGATATGCGTGAGTTTGAACAGCGCCGGGTCCTGGGATTGGCTGAGCACGTACTTGGCTTCAGTGAGGGCGTCGATATAAAAATCGGCGCGGCCGTGTTGCAGCATCGGCAGGATACCGCTGCGCCGCTCGATCTGGTTGAAGCGACGCACGCAGGGCAGGTATTGCTCGTACTTGTAGCCCCGCACCCAGGCGAGGCGGTAGTCGCCCAGCGTCGCCAACGTCGGCGTTGGCGCTGTTGCCAGCCCGAGGGCGTAAATGTGGTCGGCGTCGAAGTTCCATCGGGGATACAACACTGCGCTGGCCTCATTGCGATAGCTGCCGACATAACCATCCACCTCGCCGCGCTGCGTCAGGCCGACCGAGCGGGTATAGGGCACGCTGCGGGTTTGCAAGGTGATACCAGCGGGCTCGAAAATCTGACGCAACAGGTCCCAGGCCAGGCCGCTGCCATCTTGGTTGGTGTAGTCGTTCCACTGCTCACTGGCCAGCACGATCCTGCCAGGCACAGGCATCTGTTCCGCCTGGGCCATGAAGGCAAAGGCACACAGCACGGTCAGCAGCCAGCGGCGCACAGCCATAGTGACGGCCTCTCCTGGAGTAAACCTATTAAGGGTAGCAGGACGCCAGCTTAGGGCGCCCGGCGAAAATGCTGGTAGCCGCGCACCGCCGGGGTGACGTCCTGGCCGTTGGCATCGAGCAGCGTCACGCCCTGCCCGGCTTCGACCCGACCGATCACATGCACTGGCCAGTTGTCCGCCTGCAACGGCAACAACTGAGACGCTGGCAAAGTGAACGCCAGCACGTAGTCATCGCCGCCGCTCAATGCCGCCACACGGGCCTGGTCTTCGCCGACAAATGCCAGCAAGGCCGTGGACAACGGCAACCTGTGACGTTCGACCACCAGGCGGACCGCCGAGGCCTTGGCGATATGCCCACAATCGGCCAGAAGCCCGTCGGAGATGTCCATCGCCGCAGTCGCCTTGCCCCGCAGCGCCAGCCCCAGGGCCAACTGCGGTTGCGGCGACCAGTAATGGGCCAGCAGCGGCTCGGTGATTGCCGCATCCGCCGTGCGCTGGCCCAATACCAGCGGCAAAGCGCCGGCGGCATTGCCAAGCTCACCGCCGACACATAGCAGGTCACCCGGCCGTGCACCGCTGCGCGTCAACGCCTGCCCGGCCGGCACACTGCCAAACACGGTCAGGGTCAGGCTCAACGGCCCGCGGGTGGTATCGCCGCCCACCAAGCCCACGCCGCAGCTTTGCGCCATGGCGTTCAAGCCTTGGGCATAGCGTTGCAGCCAGTCGATATCGACGCTCGGTGTGGTCAGGGCAAGGGTGAATGCGAGGGGGTTGGCGCCCATGGCAGCCAGGTCGCTCACTGCCACGGCCAGCGAGCGCTGGCCGAGCAGGAAGGGATCACACGGGTCGGCAAAATGCACACCGGCCACCAGCGTATCGGTAGAGACAGCCAACTGCTCCCCGGCGGGGAGCGCCAGCAAGGCGCAGTCGTCGCCGATCCCCAAGGCAATGCCTTCGCCGCCTTGCGCACAGGGCGCAGCGGCGAAGAACCTGCTGATCAGCTCGAACTCGCCCATTCGGGAACTCAAGCGCAGGTTAGCGCTTGTGCTCCTTCACTTCGGCTTCGCGCAAGCGCGGGGCCAGTTTGTCGAGCACGCCATTGACGAACTTGTGGCCGTCGGTCGAACCGTAGACTTTCGCCAGTTCGATGCCTTCGTTGATTACCACGCGGTACGGTACGTCAACGCGCTTGAGCAGCTCCCAGGTAGACAGGCGCAGTACCGCCAGCTCAACCGGGTCCAGCTCTTCGAGGGTCAGGTCCAGGCATGGCGACAGCGCAGCATCGATCTCGGCCTGGTTGGCCGGAACACCGTGCAGGATATCGTGGAAGTAGCTCTGGTCAGCAAAGGTGAAGTCGTTATCGACGCGAAATTGCGCTTCGATCTCGTTCAGCGAAGTGCCGGCCATGTGACGCTGGTACAGCGCCTGGGTGGCGAGCTGACGGGCCGCACGGCGCTTTTCACTTTTCGAGGGCTTGCCGGCATCGGCCGGACGCTCGTCGCGCGGGTTGAAACGATCGCTCTCGTCGGAAATCACTTGGCCTCCAACTGCGACAGCAGGCTGACCATTTCCAGCGCGGACAAGGCAGCTTCAGCGCCTTTGTTGCCGGCCTTGGTGCCGGAGCGCTCGATGGCTTGTTCGATGGAGTCAACGGTCAGCACGCCAAAGGCAACCGGCACGCCGAACTCCATGGACACCTGGGCCAGGCCCTTGGTGCATTCGCCAGCCACGTATTCGAAATGCGGGGTACCGCCACGAATGACCGCGCCCAGGGCGATGATCGCCGCGTACTCGCCCTGTTGAGCAACTTTTTGCGCAACCAGTGGAATTTCGAAGGCGCCAGGGGCACGGATAAGGGTGATGTCGCTCTCGCTCACACCGTGGCGAACCAGGGCGTCAACGGCACCGCTTACCAGGCTTTCAACCACGAAGCTGTTGAAGCGGCCAACCACCAGGGCATAGCGGCCTTTGGGGGCGATGAAGGTACCTTCGATGGTCTTCAGGGTCATTCGACAAATCTCTTAAAGAGCCGGGACGCGAAAAGTGCGTCCCTCAGTGATGATTTAACCGCGAACAAGGGGCAGAAATCGCCAGCCTTTATTCGGAGGGCACGTATTCTACAACTTCCAGGTCGAATCCGGATATCGCATTAAATTTCATCGGTGCGCTCATCAGGCGCATTTTGCGTACACCGAGGTCGCGCAGGATCTGCGAACCGGCACCGACGATGCTGTAGGTGGTCGGTTTTTTCACCGGCACGGCGTCAGCGGTTTCGCGGATATGCGCCAGCAAGACATCGCCGTCCAATGGGTGACCGAGCAACAACACCACACCGCTGCCCGCCTCGGAGACCGCAGCCATGGCGGCGCGCAGGCTCCAACGACCCGGTTGCTTGACCATCAGCAGGTCGCGCAGGGGGTCCATATTGTGCACCCGCACCAGGGTCGGTTCTTCGGCGCAAATATTGCCCAGGGTCAGGGCCATGTGTACGTCGCCTTCCACTGAATCACGGTAGGTCACCAAATTGAATTGGCCCAGTTCGCTGTCCAGCGGCTGCTCGGCAATCCGCTGAACGGTACGTTCGTGGATCATGCGGTAGTGAATCAGGTCGGCGATGGTGCCGATCTTGAGGTTGTGTTCGGCGGCAAAGGCTTCAAGCTCAGTACGACGGGCCATGGTGCCGTCGTCGTTCATCACTTCGCAGATCACCCCGCTCGGCTCGAAACCGGCCATGCGCGCCAGGTCGCAGGCGGCTTCGGTGTGGCCGGCGCGTGCCAGTGTGCCACCGGGCTGGGCCATCAGCGGGAAGATATGGCCCGGGCTGACGATGTCTTCGGCCTTGGCGTCTTTCGCGGCAGCGGCTTGCACGGTGCGGGCACGGTCAGCGGCGGAAATACCGGTGGTGACACCCGTGGTGGCTTCAATCGATACGGTGAACTTGGTGCCGAAACCCGAGCCATTGCGCGGCGCCATCAGTGGCAGCTTGAGCAATTCGCAGCGTTCGCGGCTCATGGGCATGCAGATCAGCCCGCGGGCGTGCTTGGCCATGAAGTTGATGTGCTCAGGCAGGCACGCCTCGGCGGCCATGATGATATCGCCTTCGTTCTCGCGGTCTTCGTCATCCATAAGGATGACCATCTTGCCTTGGCGGATGTCTTCAACCAGTTCTTCGATGCTATTGAGCGCCACGCGGCACCCCCTTGGTCAGGATTTCAGGTAGCCGTTAGCGGCCAGAAAACTTTCAGTGATGTTCCCGGATGCAGGCTCTGCGGCCTTTTCGCCCAGCAGCAGGCGCTCCAGGTAACGGGCAAGCAAGTCGACTTCGAGATTCACCCGGCGACCTGGCTGGTATGACGCCATGATGGTTTCGCTCAAGGTGTGGGGAATGATGGTCAGTTCAAATTCGGCGCCATTGACGGCGTTCACGGTCAGGCTGGTGCCGTCGACGGTGATCGAGCCTTTGTGGGCGATGTACTTGGCCAGCTCTTTGGGAGCGCGGATACGGAATTCCACGGCACGCGCATTTTCGCTGCGGGCCACCACTTCGCCGACACCGTCGACATGGCCGCTGACCAGGTGACCGCCCAGGCGCGTGGTAGGCGTCAGGGCTTTTTCCAGGTTGACCGGGCTGCCGGCCTTGAGGTCGTTCATCGCGGTGCAGTCCAGGGTTTCCCGGCTGACGTCGGCGGCAAAGCCGTTGCCCGGCAGGTCGACAACGGTCAGGCACACGCCGCTGACGGCAATGCTGTCGCCCAGCTTGACGTCGCCCAGGTCCAGCTTGCCGGTTTCAACCAGCAGGCGGACGTCGCCACCTTTGGGGGTCATTGCACGGATGCTGCCAATGGCTTCGATAATGCCGGTGAACATGTCGTTCTCCTGAAAACGAGGGCGGGCGCTCAAGCGCAGGCCGGGAATTATACGCTCGCTGCCGGGACGGGAATGGCAGTGACTCGCCAGTCGTCGCCTACAGCACGCATTTCAGTGATCTTGAGTCGAGGGGCGTCGGCCAGTTTTTCAAGCGGCCAATCCAGCAGCGGCCGGGCGGCGGAGCCGAGGAATTTGCCGGCGATGAAAATCACGTATTCATCCACCAGGCCCTGCTGGGCAAACGCACCCGCCAGGCTCGGACCGGCTTCCACCAGCACCTCGTTGACGCCACGTGCGGCCAACGCCACCAGAGCAGAACGCAGGTCAACCTGACCGTCCACGCCCGGCACCACCAGGCACTCGGGGCCACGGGGGTATTGGTTTTGCGCGGTGACGCAGGTGATGACCAGTGCCGGTCCTGCCTTGAAGAAGGGGGCGTTGAGCGGCACCCGCAGCCGGCCATCGATCAACACGCGCAACGGTGGGCGCGACATGGCCAGGGCCGTGGTGGCTTCATCCAGACCCAGCTCAGCGGCACGTACGGTCAAGCGGGCATCATCGGCCAGCACCGTGTCGGCACCGGTCAACACCACACTGGCCTCGGCACGCAGGCGCTGGACGGCGGCGCGGGCAGCGGGGCCGGTGATCCATTGGCTTTCGCCGCTGGCCATCGCGGTGCGGCCGTCCAGGCTCATGGCCAACTTGACCCGCACAAACGGCAGGCCGTGCTCCATGCGCTTGAGAAAGCCCGGGTTTAGCGCCCGCGCCTCAGCTTCCAATACGCCGCTGCGCACTTCGATACCGGCCTGGGCCAGGCGCTGCATACCGCGCCCGGCCACTTCCGGGTTGGGGTCCTGCATGCCTGCGACCACCCGCGCCACGCCAGCCGTCACCAGCGCATCGGCGCAGGGCGGCGTATGGCCATGGTGGCTGCACGGTTCAAGGGTGACGTACACCGTCGCGCCACGGGCCTTGTCACCGGCGGCGCGCAAGGCATTCGGCTCGGCGTGGGGCTCGCCGGTGCGCTCGTGCCAGCCTTCGCCGACAATCTGCCCGTCACGCACAATCACGCAGCCTACCCGCGGGTTGGGGTGAGTGGTGTACAGGCCCTTGCGCGCCAATTCGAGGGCGCGGGCCATGTAATGGGCGTCAAGGACCGCCTGTTCAGCGCTGGGTGGGTTCATTTCTTCACCGGCTCACGGGCCAGGCGGTCGATTTCTTCGCGGAACTCATTGAGGTCCTGGAAACGTCGATACACCGAGGCAAAACGAATATAGGCGACTTCGTCGAGCTTTTGCAGCTCGCCCATCACCAGCTCGCCGACGACCAGGCTCTTGACCTCGCGCTCGCCGGTCGCACGCAGCTTGTGCTTGATGTGCACCAGCGCCGCTTCCAGGCGCTCGACACTTACCGGGCGTTTTTCCAGGGCGCGCTGCATACCGGCGCGCAGTTTTTCTTCGTCGAAAGGCTGGCGGCTGCCGTCGGACTTGATCAGACGGGGCAATACCAGTTCGGCGGTTTCGAAGGTGGTGAAACGTTCACCACAGGCCAGGCATTCGCGCCGACGACGCACTTGATCGCCCTCGGCGACCAGACGCGAGTCAATGACCTTGGTGTCGTTGGCACCGCAGAAGGGACAGTGCATGGTTGGCAGGCAACAAAAAATGGGAGGGCCATGGTAGCGCATCCCCGTGGCAAGACAAGCCATAGCCTTTACGGTATATAGGCAGGCCTATATGTTTCATATTTTTAAGCCACGGATTTTGTCCTTTCTGGAGCCGTACATGCAGTTACGACCATTTGTTCTACTCACCCTGTTCAGTTTCCTGGTCGCCTGCAGCAGCGAAGCCCCCAAGCCGGCCGCGCCTCAACCGACACCGGCGCAAGAGAAAAAAGTCCCGGGCATTGAAGACCTCGGCCCCCTGCCCGCCTATCAACGGGAAATCAGCGGCAGCCTGACCAACGTGCCCGCCGGCGCCGAAGTCGAAATGGCACTGCTGGTGATCGATGACCGTTCGCGCCCGCAGCAACTGCTCGCCAGCAGCGTGCTGAGCGGCAATGGCAAGCCCTTGGCCTTCCGCCTGCGCTTCAACCCTGAAGCCTTCCCGGCCGGTGCGCGGGTTGAATTGCGTGGCCGCGCCAGCCAGTCCGGCCAGTTGATCCTGCACCTGCCTGCGGTGCGCGTCACCCAGGCGATCACCCAGACCACCGGCCCCCTGCAACTCGTCAAGGCGCCATGACGCCACCGCTGCACCTGCAAAGAGCCCTGAGCGAGTTGATCGGCGACGCGCAATTGGTGCCCTGCCCGCTCCCGGGCACTGACTTGTCGTTGTGGCTGCTCGACGCCGACAACATGGACCGTGCCTTCAGCCAGGAAGAAACCCGGCGCATCCTGCATGAGCCGCCCTACTGGAGCTTTTGCTGGGCCAGCGGCCTGGCATTGGCGCGTTACCTGACGGCGCACCCCGAGTGGGTCGTCGGCAAACGCGTGCTGGATTTCGGCGCCGGCTCCGGCGTGGCCGGGATTGCCGCCGTAAAAGCCGGCGCCCTCGAAGTGGTGGCCTGTGATCTCGACCCGCTGGCCCTGGCCTCTTGCCGCGCAAACGCCGAACTCAACGAAGTAGAGCTGGGCTATTCGGCGGACTTTTTCGCCGAAGCCGACCGCTTCGACCTGATCCTGGTAGCCGACGTGCTTTACGACCGCGCCAACCTGCCGCTGCTGGATCAATTCCTCAGCCGTGGCCGCGAAGCGCTGGTGGCGGATTCGCGGGTACGGGACTTCCGTCACCCGCATTATCAACGGCTGGAGATCCTGGACGCGCTGACCCTGCCTGACCTGGCCGAGCCTTGGGAGTTTCGCAAGGTGAGCCTGTACCATTCCCGGCGCCAGCCCTTATAGTTGCCCCATTCCCGCTTTATTCGAGACGCCCCATGAGTGAGCCTACGCCGTACATCTTCGACGTCACCACCGCCAACTTCGACCAGGCGGTGATTCAGAATTCTTTTGAAAAACCCGTGCTGGTGGACTTCTGGGCCGAGTGGTGTGCGCCGTGCAAGGCACTGATGCCGATGCTGGCGCAGATTGCCGAGAGTTATCAGGGCCAGTTGCTGCTGGCCAAGGTCGACTGCGAGGCCGAGCAGGACATCGTCGCGCGCTTTGGCATTCAAAGCCTGCCGACGGTGGTGCTGTTCAAGGATGGCCAGCCGGTGGACGGGTTTGCCGGTGCACAACCGGAGTCGGCAGTGCGGGCGATGCTGGAGCCCCATGTGCAGATGCCACCACCAGCTGCGGCGGATCCGCTGGAACAGGCCCAGGCGTTGTTCAGCGAAGGACGTATCAGCGAGGCCGAAGCGCTGCTGGTGGCGCTGTTGGGCGAGGACAATACCAACGCCGCGGCACTGATCCTGTACGCACGCTGCCTGGCCGAACGCGGTGAGTTGGGCGAAGCCCAGGCCGTGCTCGACGCGGTGAAGGGCGACGACCACAAGGCTGCCCTGGCCGGGGCCAAGGCGCAAATCACCTTCCTGCGCCAGGCTGCGGACTTGCCGGATGCTGCCGACCTGAAAAGCCGCCTGGCGCAAAACCCGCAGGACGATGAAGCGGCCTATCAGCTGGCGATCCAGCAACTGGCGCGCCAGCAATACGATGGGGCGCTGGAAGGCCTGCTCAAGCTGTTTATCCGCAACCGCAGCTACAGCGAAGGCTTGCCCCACAAGACCTTGCTGCAGGTGTTCGAACTGTTGGGCAATGATCACCCGCTGGTCACGGCGTACCGTCGCAAGTTGTTTGCTGCGCTGTACTAATCACCGATCCAACTGTACAGCGGCGTATCACCGCCGCTGCTCACCTTGACCTTGGCGCTGTGGCGCAGGCGGACCAGCAGGCGCTTGCCTGCCCCGGCATCGCCAGCCAACCCTTCCAGTTGATCGAGCAATTCCAGACCATTGAGTTGCCCGGCCTTGCGCAGCAGATCCTGGGCGTGCTGCCACAGATCCTCGTTCTGTTTGACTGGCGTCGGCGTTGGCGCACTTGGCGTTGGAGCGGCCTGTAACTGTGCGCCCAGCCGCGCCCAATCACCGTCATCCAGTTCCAGGGTCAAATCCACCGGCA from Pseudomonas synxantha harbors:
- the trxA gene encoding thioredoxin, with the translated sequence MSEPTPYIFDVTTANFDQAVIQNSFEKPVLVDFWAEWCAPCKALMPMLAQIAESYQGQLLLAKVDCEAEQDIVARFGIQSLPTVVLFKDGQPVDGFAGAQPESAVRAMLEPHVQMPPPAAADPLEQAQALFSEGRISEAEALLVALLGEDNTNAAALILYARCLAERGELGEAQAVLDAVKGDDHKAALAGAKAQITFLRQAADLPDAADLKSRLAQNPQDDEAAYQLAIQQLARQQYDGALEGLLKLFIRNRSYSEGLPHKTLLQVFELLGNDHPLVTAYRRKLFAALY
- a CDS encoding YbaY family lipoprotein; the encoded protein is MQLRPFVLLTLFSFLVACSSEAPKPAAPQPTPAQEKKVPGIEDLGPLPAYQREISGSLTNVPAGAEVEMALLVIDDRSRPQQLLASSVLSGNGKPLAFRLRFNPEAFPAGARVELRGRASQSGQLILHLPAVRVTQAITQTTGPLQLVKAP
- the ribBA gene encoding bifunctional 3,4-dihydroxy-2-butanone-4-phosphate synthase/GTP cyclohydrolase II, with translation MALNSIEELVEDIRQGKMVILMDDEDRENEGDIIMAAEACLPEHINFMAKHARGLICMPMSRERCELLKLPLMAPRNGSGFGTKFTVSIEATTGVTTGISAADRARTVQAAAAKDAKAEDIVSPGHIFPLMAQPGGTLARAGHTEAACDLARMAGFEPSGVICEVMNDDGTMARRTELEAFAAEHNLKIGTIADLIHYRMIHERTVQRIAEQPLDSELGQFNLVTYRDSVEGDVHMALTLGNICAEEPTLVRVHNMDPLRDLLMVKQPGRWSLRAAMAAVSEAGSGVVLLLGHPLDGDVLLAHIRETADAVPVKKPTTYSIVGAGSQILRDLGVRKMRLMSAPMKFNAISGFDLEVVEYVPSE
- a CDS encoding riboflavin synthase, with the protein product MFTGIIEAIGSIRAMTPKGGDVRLLVETGKLDLGDVKLGDSIAVSGVCLTVVDLPGNGFAADVSRETLDCTAMNDLKAGSPVNLEKALTPTTRLGGHLVSGHVDGVGEVVARSENARAVEFRIRAPKELAKYIAHKGSITVDGTSLTVNAVNGAEFELTIIPHTLSETIMASYQPGRRVNLEVDLLARYLERLLLGEKAAEPASGNITESFLAANGYLKS
- the ribD gene encoding bifunctional diaminohydroxyphosphoribosylaminopyrimidine deaminase/5-amino-6-(5-phosphoribosylamino)uracil reductase RibD codes for the protein MNPPSAEQAVLDAHYMARALELARKGLYTTHPNPRVGCVIVRDGQIVGEGWHERTGEPHAEPNALRAAGDKARGATVYVTLEPCSHHGHTPPCADALVTAGVARVVAGMQDPNPEVAGRGMQRLAQAGIEVRSGVLEAEARALNPGFLKRMEHGLPFVRVKLAMSLDGRTAMASGESQWITGPAARAAVQRLRAEASVVLTGADTVLADDARLTVRAAELGLDEATTALAMSRPPLRVLIDGRLRVPLNAPFFKAGPALVITCVTAQNQYPRGPECLVVPGVDGQVDLRSALVALAARGVNEVLVEAGPSLAGAFAQQGLVDEYVIFIAGKFLGSAARPLLDWPLEKLADAPRLKITEMRAVGDDWRVTAIPVPAASV
- a CDS encoding class I SAM-dependent methyltransferase, whose translation is MTPPLHLQRALSELIGDAQLVPCPLPGTDLSLWLLDADNMDRAFSQEETRRILHEPPYWSFCWASGLALARYLTAHPEWVVGKRVLDFGAGSGVAGIAAVKAGALEVVACDLDPLALASCRANAELNEVELGYSADFFAEADRFDLILVADVLYDRANLPLLDQFLSRGREALVADSRVRDFRHPHYQRLEILDALTLPDLAEPWEFRKVSLYHSRRQPL
- the nrdR gene encoding transcriptional regulator NrdR; translated protein: MHCPFCGANDTKVIDSRLVAEGDQVRRRRECLACGERFTTFETAELVLPRLIKSDGSRQPFDEEKLRAGMQRALEKRPVSVERLEAALVHIKHKLRATGEREVKSLVVGELVMGELQKLDEVAYIRFASVYRRFQDLNEFREEIDRLAREPVKK